One Mucilaginibacter ginkgonis genomic region harbors:
- a CDS encoding DUF2130 domain-containing protein: MATEVKCPSCGYGFPIEEVMAEEYKQKLRSDMQAFKQQKESEFKRKEEEFAARQQQQQQAFDQRLVDEKKQLQQALEENLRKTISADFENRVQLLNNSVKESEEKLKASRQKELEFMQREASLKQKEEEMALEVERKLLAQRQDITEQIRKQEADKNALKDNAHQLRVKELEMQLEQQKKLADEMKRKAEQGSMQLQGEAQELVLEELLRTHFPFDLIGEVGKGVRGADCTQTVRNQFGQECGTIIYESKRTNAFGGDWIEKLKKDMRSTGAHIAVIVTQCYPKDMDCFGEKEGVWICSFDEVKPVAYILRDFLVKMAAEARKHDNKGDKMHLLYDFLTSSEFSEQWKAIREGFMSMRMSILKEREAMEKLWKSREKQLEKVLLSAAHIKGSIEGIAGNDSIQLSLTDDDDMMLID, translated from the coding sequence ATGGCTACAGAAGTTAAATGCCCCAGTTGTGGTTATGGATTCCCTATAGAAGAGGTAATGGCCGAAGAATATAAGCAAAAGCTTCGGTCTGATATGCAGGCATTTAAACAGCAAAAAGAGAGCGAGTTTAAACGTAAGGAAGAAGAGTTTGCCGCCAGGCAGCAGCAGCAACAACAGGCCTTTGATCAGCGTTTGGTTGACGAAAAAAAGCAGTTGCAGCAAGCCCTTGAAGAAAATCTGCGCAAAACCATCAGTGCCGACTTTGAAAACCGTGTGCAACTATTAAATAATTCTGTAAAAGAGTCTGAAGAGAAATTAAAGGCCAGCCGGCAAAAAGAACTGGAGTTTATGCAGCGCGAAGCATCCCTCAAACAAAAGGAAGAGGAGATGGCGCTGGAGGTTGAGCGTAAATTGTTGGCACAGCGCCAGGACATTACAGAGCAGATACGTAAACAAGAGGCCGATAAGAACGCCCTTAAGGATAACGCGCATCAATTACGGGTTAAAGAACTTGAGATGCAGTTGGAACAGCAGAAAAAACTCGCCGACGAGATGAAGCGCAAAGCGGAACAAGGTTCCATGCAATTGCAAGGCGAAGCACAGGAATTAGTGCTTGAAGAATTGCTGCGTACACATTTCCCATTCGATCTGATAGGCGAAGTAGGAAAGGGCGTGCGCGGAGCCGACTGTACGCAAACAGTACGCAACCAGTTTGGGCAGGAGTGCGGTACCATTATATACGAGAGCAAGCGTACCAATGCCTTTGGCGGCGACTGGATAGAGAAGCTTAAAAAAGATATGCGCAGCACGGGTGCACACATCGCTGTCATTGTAACCCAATGCTACCCTAAGGACATGGACTGCTTTGGCGAGAAAGAGGGGGTATGGATCTGCTCTTTTGACGAGGTAAAGCCGGTGGCTTACATTTTACGCGACTTTCTAGTGAAAATGGCTGCCGAGGCGCGCAAGCATGACAATAAGGGTGACAAAATGCATCTGCTTTATGATTTCCTCACCAGCAGCGAGTTTTCTGAACAATGGAAAGCCATACGCGAAGGCTTTATGAGTATGCGCATGTCTATCCTTAAAGAGCGCGAAGCCATGGAAAAACTTTGGAAAAGCCGTGAGAAACAATTAGAAAAAGTTTTGCTGAGCGCGGCACATATCAAAGGCTCCATTGAAGGCATTGCCGGTAACGATAGCATTCAGCTTAGCCTAACCGACGATGATGATATGATGTTGATAGATTAA
- a CDS encoding YybH family protein has protein sequence MKKFILAAALLVSSFTIRAQDKQQILNVLHRQQISWNKGDIDGFMQSYWKSDSLLFVGKNGPDYGWQTTLDHYKKSYPDKAAMGTLDFNILKVNILDPTNAFVLGAWKVTRTKDSIGGYFTLWFRKLKNGWKIVADHTS, from the coding sequence ATGAAGAAATTTATTTTGGCAGCGGCGTTGCTAGTTAGCAGTTTTACTATTCGCGCGCAGGACAAACAGCAAATCTTAAACGTGTTGCATCGCCAGCAAATCAGCTGGAATAAGGGCGACATTGACGGATTTATGCAAAGCTATTGGAAGTCGGACTCGCTGCTATTTGTCGGTAAAAACGGGCCGGATTATGGCTGGCAAACAACGCTGGATCATTACAAAAAAAGTTATCCGGACAAAGCCGCCATGGGTACGCTGGATTTTAATATCCTTAAAGTGAACATACTTGACCCAACCAACGCGTTCGTTTTAGGCGCCTGGAAAGTAACGCGTACCAAAGACAGCATCGGGGGGTATTTCACTTTATGGTTTCGTAAATTAAAAAATGGCTGGAAGATAGTAGCCGACCATACCAGTTGA
- a CDS encoding carbohydrate kinase family protein: MNQKVLCFGEVLWDAFGDGKKAGGAPMNVAWHLKQQGADVQFASSLGKDASGDELFAFLEKSDLDSPLIQRDELPTCEVTVQLDANQHATYIIPEPVSWDNIRATSELKKAAANASAIIFGSLACRGKRTRETLVGLLDDTSKMRVFDVNLRAPHYNLDTIQTLAAKSSFIKMNDDEAELLIRGRGDLKSKIIEFQKAYHPKTVCVTRGDKGALLFHNDEFYEHAGYPANVVDTVGAGDSFLATLVVGLLSNNDPNEVLDRACKVGAFVAGQRGATPVYPKDLV, encoded by the coding sequence ATGAACCAAAAGGTATTGTGTTTTGGCGAAGTGTTGTGGGACGCCTTTGGCGATGGTAAAAAAGCGGGCGGTGCCCCAATGAATGTGGCCTGGCATTTAAAACAGCAAGGCGCAGATGTGCAGTTTGCCAGCAGCCTGGGTAAAGACGCGTCGGGTGATGAGCTTTTTGCCTTTCTTGAAAAAAGCGATTTAGACTCGCCGTTAATTCAGCGCGACGAGTTGCCGACCTGCGAGGTTACCGTACAATTAGATGCTAACCAGCATGCCACCTACATTATTCCCGAACCGGTTTCCTGGGACAATATCCGTGCAACATCAGAATTAAAAAAGGCAGCGGCAAATGCTTCCGCGATCATATTTGGTAGTCTGGCTTGCCGTGGCAAACGTACGCGCGAAACGTTAGTTGGTCTTTTAGACGACACCAGTAAAATGCGTGTTTTTGACGTAAACCTTCGTGCTCCGCACTACAACCTGGACACTATTCAAACGCTTGCAGCGAAGTCGAGCTTCATCAAGATGAATGATGATGAGGCCGAATTGTTGATCCGTGGCCGCGGTGATTTAAAAAGCAAGATCATTGAATTTCAAAAGGCCTATCACCCCAAAACAGTTTGCGTAACACGCGGCGATAAGGGCGCGCTGTTATTCCACAACGACGAATTTTACGAGCATGCCGGTTACCCCGCTAATGTTGTAGATACCGTAGGTGCCGGCGATTCCTTCCTCGCAACTTTAGTCGTAGGCCTGCTTAGCAATAATGACCCTAACGAAGTGTTAGACCGCGCTTGCAAAGTGGGTGCTTTTGTAGCCGGGCAGCGTGGCGCGACGCCGGTTTATCCAAAAGACCTGGTTTAA
- a CDS encoding vWA domain-containing protein, with protein sequence MRGFGFSKFIPREIPKGGFDELLKLFLELLNYTSGDAGEALSWLNELDKQYNITNDEYGMGDFIDELKQKRYLTDDNDNGGFAITAKTEQSIRQSSLEEIFGKLKKSGKGNHRTPQSGQGDEKNAERREFEFGDSLDQIDVTQSIHNAQVNHGIGDFIMTERDLEVEEMDYKTLTSTVLMIDISHSMILYGEDRITPAKKVAMALAELIRTKYPKDTLDIVVFGNDAWPITLKDLPYLQVGPYHTNTYAGLELATDLLRRRKTHNKQIFMITDGKPTCLKEGTRYYKNSIGLDRKVVNKTLNMAAQCKRLKIPITTFMIAKDPYLQQFVRKFTETNGGKAFYSSLNGLGEYIFEDYIKNRRRTVR encoded by the coding sequence ATGCGAGGATTTGGGTTCTCGAAATTTATACCCCGCGAAATTCCCAAAGGCGGGTTTGACGAACTGCTTAAACTATTTTTAGAATTACTGAACTATACGTCTGGTGATGCCGGCGAAGCCCTATCGTGGTTAAACGAACTGGACAAGCAATACAACATTACCAACGACGAGTATGGTATGGGTGATTTTATCGACGAGTTAAAGCAAAAACGCTACCTGACCGATGATAACGATAACGGTGGATTTGCTATCACGGCTAAAACAGAGCAAAGCATAAGGCAATCATCCCTTGAAGAGATCTTTGGCAAGCTCAAGAAGTCGGGCAAGGGTAATCACCGTACGCCGCAATCAGGCCAGGGTGACGAAAAAAATGCTGAACGCCGCGAGTTTGAGTTTGGTGATAGCCTGGACCAGATAGACGTTACACAATCTATCCACAACGCGCAGGTGAACCACGGCATCGGCGATTTTATAATGACCGAACGCGATTTGGAAGTAGAGGAAATGGATTATAAGACCCTTACTTCTACCGTGCTGATGATAGATATTTCGCACTCCATGATCCTTTATGGCGAAGACCGTATAACCCCTGCTAAAAAGGTGGCGATGGCATTGGCAGAACTGATCCGTACCAAATACCCAAAAGACACTTTAGACATTGTGGTTTTTGGCAACGATGCGTGGCCGATAACACTCAAAGACCTGCCCTATTTACAGGTTGGCCCGTACCACACAAATACTTATGCTGGCTTAGAGCTGGCGACAGACCTGCTGCGCCGCCGTAAGACCCACAATAAACAGATATTTATGATCACCGATGGTAAGCCAACTTGCTTAAAAGAAGGCACCCGGTATTATAAAAACAGCATAGGCCTTGACCGTAAGGTGGTCAACAAAACACTGAACATGGCTGCGCAGTGCAAGCGGCTTAAAATACCTATCACCACGTTTATGATAGCTAAGGACCCATACCTGCAGCAGTTTGTGCGCAAGTTTACGGAGACTAACGGCGGAAAGGCGTTCTACAGTTCGCTTAACGGGTTAGGCGAATACATTTTTGAAGACTATATAAAGAACAGAAGAAGAACGGTGAGGTAG
- a CDS encoding sigma 54-interacting transcriptional regulator, with translation MTYDHNSIKTLGQLKKSNYKSRSVKEELRENLIIQLQKKEGGFEGIIGYEDTVIPDLQTAILSRHNTLLLGLRGQAKTRIARLLVNLLDEYIPYIEGSELYDDPLDPISWFGRNIIEQNGDDTAVAWVHRSERYTEKLATPDVTVADLIGDVDPIKAATLKLTYADERVIHFGLIPRAHRGIFVINELPDLQARIQVSLFNILQEKDIQIRGFKLRLPLDIQFVFTANPEDYTNRGSIVTPLKDRIESQILTHYPRSLDISRRITQQEAKLTPSQVANIEADGLVKDLIEQIAFEARDSEYIDKKSGVSARLTISAYENLISNAERRMLINGEKSTFVRISDFLGVIPAITGKIELVYEGELEGPAKVANILVGKSVRSLLLQFFPDPEKAKKTKKGNPYEEIINWFSEGNTVALIDDLSLIEYKNLLNSVKGLGDLVKQFHPRLSENQQLLLMEFVLHGLAEFSQLSKGFLDKGFAFSDMFDSLFNLQGDDDDDDLNEDRY, from the coding sequence ATGACATACGACCATAATAGTATAAAAACACTCGGCCAGCTAAAAAAATCTAATTACAAAAGCAGGTCTGTTAAAGAAGAATTAAGAGAAAACTTAATCATCCAGCTGCAAAAAAAGGAAGGCGGCTTTGAGGGAATTATTGGTTATGAGGATACCGTTATTCCCGACTTACAAACCGCTATCTTATCCCGCCATAACACTTTACTTCTAGGTTTGCGCGGGCAAGCTAAAACTCGTATAGCAAGATTGCTGGTCAACCTGCTGGACGAGTACATTCCCTACATAGAAGGTTCCGAACTATATGATGATCCGTTGGACCCCATATCCTGGTTTGGGCGTAATATTATTGAACAAAACGGCGATGATACCGCTGTAGCCTGGGTGCACCGCTCTGAGCGTTATACAGAAAAATTGGCTACGCCTGATGTTACTGTGGCCGACCTTATCGGTGATGTTGACCCCATAAAAGCGGCGACCCTGAAATTGACTTACGCTGATGAACGTGTGATCCACTTCGGGTTGATTCCGCGTGCGCATCGGGGTATATTTGTAATTAACGAGTTGCCCGACTTACAGGCACGTATACAGGTTTCTTTGTTCAATATACTGCAAGAGAAAGACATCCAGATACGCGGGTTTAAACTGCGTTTGCCGCTGGATATCCAATTTGTATTTACAGCAAATCCGGAAGACTACACCAACCGTGGCTCCATAGTAACGCCGCTCAAAGACCGTATCGAGAGCCAGATATTAACCCACTACCCGCGTTCGCTTGATATTTCGCGACGCATTACGCAGCAGGAAGCAAAGCTAACACCTTCGCAGGTAGCAAACATCGAAGCCGATGGTTTGGTAAAAGACTTGATAGAACAGATCGCCTTCGAGGCGCGCGACTCGGAATATATCGACAAAAAATCAGGCGTGTCGGCACGTTTGACAATATCAGCTTATGAAAACCTTATAAGCAATGCAGAACGCAGGATGCTGATCAATGGCGAGAAAAGCACATTCGTGCGTATTTCAGACTTTTTGGGCGTTATCCCGGCCATTACAGGAAAAATTGAACTGGTTTACGAAGGTGAATTGGAAGGCCCGGCAAAAGTGGCTAACATCTTGGTTGGAAAATCTGTCCGTTCACTACTGCTGCAGTTTTTCCCTGACCCTGAGAAGGCTAAGAAAACCAAGAAAGGCAATCCATATGAAGAGATCATCAACTGGTTTAGCGAGGGCAATACAGTAGCCCTGATAGATGACCTATCTTTAATAGAGTATAAAAATCTGTTAAATTCCGTTAAAGGTTTAGGTGATCTGGTTAAGCAGTTTCACCCACGGTTGTCAGAAAATCAGCAGTTATTGTTGATGGAGTTTGTGTTGCATGGCCTGGCAGAATTCTCACAACTTAGCAAAGGATTTTTAGATAAAGGCTTTGCCTTCTCGGATATGTTTGATAGCTTGTTTAACTTGCAGGGCGACGATGATGATGACGACCTGAACGAAGACCGCTACTAG
- a CDS encoding metallophosphoesterase has product MTDHIPLFILIAIVLLVLDYYIYSGIIKGLRLRKGSVKAFGFFFWCFSFFLIAGLFLSIFVKLSVGIRAAILMAFFLTFAGKVLFLPFLFGDDIRRLFVWRTRTKAAVEIAEKSSPTFTAIPRSEFLVKAGLLAGSLPIATLAYGTLKGVYDYRLRKQVLYLPNLPKQFDGLTLGQLSDIHAGSFSDHKAVAVGVELLMREKPDLIFFTGDLVNDRAYEMYGYQDIFSKVKAPLGVFSSLGNHDYGDYSYRWLPGAKEKNHADLIQTHKNMGWNLLQNENRRIKVGGEEIGILGCENWGTLSRFPKYGRMDLTTKDTADLPVKLLLSHDPSHWDAEIRPKYGNIDVTFAGHTHGMQFGVRTKEIQWSPIEYVYEEWAGLYKKGAQQLYVNVGYGFLGYPGRVGILPEVTIFELRSSLEPDF; this is encoded by the coding sequence ATGACCGACCATATTCCGCTGTTTATCCTTATTGCCATTGTACTTTTAGTACTTGACTATTATATCTACAGCGGAATAATCAAAGGCTTGCGATTAAGAAAAGGCTCCGTAAAGGCGTTTGGCTTTTTCTTTTGGTGTTTTTCTTTTTTCCTGATCGCGGGTTTGTTTCTTAGCATTTTTGTAAAGTTATCCGTGGGGATAAGGGCTGCCATTCTGATGGCATTCTTCCTTACGTTTGCTGGGAAGGTGCTGTTTCTACCATTTTTATTTGGTGACGATATTCGCCGGCTATTTGTATGGAGAACACGGACGAAAGCAGCCGTTGAGATTGCGGAGAAATCTTCGCCAACGTTTACGGCGATCCCGAGGTCGGAGTTTTTGGTTAAAGCCGGGTTACTGGCAGGTTCTTTGCCAATTGCTACCCTGGCTTATGGCACACTTAAGGGCGTTTATGACTACCGCTTACGTAAACAAGTGCTATACCTGCCCAACCTGCCTAAACAATTCGACGGGTTAACTTTAGGGCAGTTATCAGATATCCATGCCGGTAGTTTTTCTGACCATAAAGCTGTTGCAGTGGGCGTGGAACTGTTAATGCGCGAGAAACCTGATCTGATATTTTTCACTGGTGATTTGGTTAATGACCGAGCATATGAGATGTACGGTTACCAGGATATATTCTCTAAAGTTAAAGCCCCTTTAGGTGTATTTTCGAGTTTAGGCAACCATGATTATGGCGACTACTCTTACCGCTGGTTGCCGGGCGCCAAGGAGAAAAATCATGCCGACCTGATACAAACTCACAAAAACATGGGTTGGAACTTATTGCAAAATGAGAACCGCCGGATCAAAGTAGGTGGTGAAGAGATAGGTATTTTGGGCTGTGAGAACTGGGGCACGTTGAGCCGCTTCCCTAAATATGGGCGAATGGACCTGACAACCAAAGATACAGCCGACCTGCCGGTAAAGCTCCTCCTATCGCACGATCCATCGCATTGGGACGCAGAGATACGGCCGAAATACGGCAACATAGATGTAACATTTGCCGGCCACACGCACGGCATGCAGTTTGGCGTACGCACTAAAGAAATTCAATGGAGCCCAATAGAATACGTTTACGAAGAGTGGGCGGGATTGTATAAAAAAGGCGCCCAACAACTTTACGTTAACGTTGGATACGGCTTTTTAGGCTATCCCGGCCGTGTAGGTATTTTGCCCGAAGTGACGATATTTGAGTTGAGATCTTCACTAGAACCAGACTTTTAA
- a CDS encoding UbiA family prenyltransferase, giving the protein MSLCAVAQGLVTFHLIGSAPIYPPLIILFMATLGVYNFSTLITRPKNPTSSKHYRVRWFYTHYKLNLVLTVIAFASLFPLFFLVSLGSKLLLMFMTVLSIGYGLPLFKIGDKKFGLRQIPGLKPFLITLVWSMSGVLVPVLEAADQHLTTINLRDIAILFAKRFLFIAALTIPYDIRDMDDDKAASLKTIPVTLGEKNAYNLCQLLLGGYLVLLFLFRNNGFNMDFLALALVAILTGWLIFRSKWDKNELYYFFYMDGVLILQYVLLIIFDGISRFA; this is encoded by the coding sequence ATGTCTTTATGCGCTGTCGCGCAGGGATTGGTTACTTTTCACCTCATCGGCTCTGCGCCAATTTACCCGCCATTGATCATCCTTTTTATGGCCACGCTTGGGGTATATAACTTCAGCACTTTAATTACGCGGCCTAAAAATCCGACGTCGTCTAAACATTACCGGGTAAGGTGGTTTTACACGCATTACAAGTTAAACCTGGTGCTTACTGTTATTGCGTTCGCGTCTTTATTTCCCCTGTTCTTTCTGGTATCGCTGGGCTCAAAGCTGCTGCTGATGTTCATGACAGTGCTATCTATCGGTTACGGTTTGCCTTTATTCAAGATTGGCGACAAAAAGTTTGGGCTCAGGCAAATCCCCGGTTTAAAGCCTTTTCTAATCACTTTGGTTTGGAGTATGAGCGGTGTTTTGGTTCCGGTCTTAGAAGCTGCCGATCAGCATTTAACCACCATTAATCTTCGTGATATAGCCATCTTATTTGCAAAACGCTTCTTGTTTATCGCGGCTTTGACCATACCCTATGATATCCGCGATATGGATGACGACAAGGCGGCCAGTCTAAAAACAATACCTGTCACGTTAGGCGAAAAAAATGCGTATAACTTATGCCAGCTTCTTTTAGGCGGATATCTGGTATTGCTTTTCCTGTTTAGGAACAATGGTTTTAATATGGACTTTCTCGCCTTAGCCTTAGTAGCTATACTAACCGGCTGGCTCATCTTCCGCTCTAAATGGGACAAGAATGAGTTGTATTATTTCTTTTATATGGATGGTGTTTTGATCCTGCAATATGTATTGCTGATAATTTTCGACGGTATTTCCAGATTTGCCTGA
- a CDS encoding class I SAM-dependent methyltransferase: MTANYDNTVWFYDTLATLVYGKNIIKAQKEFLNLIPPHSRVLIVGGGTGKILEEVAKVHPAGLTIFYAEVSEKMLSKSIKRSAGKSSVVFYNQPVEDMALANIDVAITPFLFDNFDGEYAEKIFRHIDSMTSENALWLNTDFQLTGKWWQVVLLKSMLLFFKLFGAVNNKRTTDMQPVFEKYGYKKIACKTFYGDFIRSEAWQKPA; encoded by the coding sequence ATGACCGCCAATTACGATAATACCGTTTGGTTTTATGATACGCTCGCTACGTTGGTGTATGGAAAGAATATCATAAAGGCACAAAAAGAATTTCTAAATCTGATTCCGCCTCACTCACGTGTATTGATTGTCGGTGGCGGCACAGGTAAGATTTTAGAAGAAGTTGCAAAAGTGCATCCGGCCGGGCTGACAATTTTTTACGCCGAAGTGTCCGAGAAAATGCTGTCAAAATCCATTAAACGAAGTGCCGGAAAAAGTTCAGTCGTCTTTTATAACCAACCTGTAGAAGATATGGCGCTGGCCAATATTGACGTGGCCATCACTCCTTTTTTATTTGACAACTTTGATGGTGAATACGCAGAAAAGATATTTAGACATATAGACAGTATGACTTCTGAAAACGCCTTGTGGCTCAATACAGATTTTCAGCTTACAGGCAAATGGTGGCAGGTGGTACTACTTAAATCCATGCTTCTATTTTTTAAATTATTCGGCGCAGTGAATAACAAGCGTACCACTGATATGCAACCTGTGTTTGAAAAATACGGATACAAAAAAATCGCCTGTAAAACATTCTACGGCGATTTTATAAGATCTGAAGCCTGGCAAAAACCAGCTTAG
- the lepB gene encoding signal peptidase I: MNWKFWNKRKPKDPAKKKKSAAREWTDAIIFAVVAATLIRTLFIEAYTIPTPSMESSLLVGDFLFVSKVNYGARTPMTPIAFPFAHHTMPILGTKAYWDGIKLPYYRLPGLSEVKKGDVVVFNYPMDADTPLSRPVDKRENYIKRCQGTPGDTLSLVDDQVFVNGKAAPTAPKGEMGYHVVTDGSEINPQLIDDLHIQDVQLVSNTEFVANMTAEAAKTLSGITTIKSVKPDVMAKGIYDPSIYPHDPHYHWNVDNYGPIIIPKKGWSVKLDSLTFPIYRRAIEIYEGNKVEVRGADIFINGTKADRYTFKMNYYWMMGDNRHNSADSRFWGFVPEDHIVGKALFIWMSWDDKANFFNGIRWSRIFRGIH, encoded by the coding sequence ATGAATTGGAAATTCTGGAATAAAAGAAAACCAAAAGACCCTGCTAAGAAGAAAAAAAGCGCTGCCCGCGAATGGACAGACGCTATCATATTTGCCGTTGTAGCCGCAACGCTTATCCGCACATTGTTTATTGAAGCTTACACCATCCCTACGCCCTCTATGGAGAGCTCATTGCTGGTTGGAGATTTCTTGTTTGTAAGCAAAGTAAATTACGGTGCGCGTACGCCTATGACGCCTATCGCTTTTCCTTTTGCGCATCATACCATGCCAATTTTGGGCACAAAAGCTTACTGGGATGGTATTAAGTTGCCATACTATCGCCTGCCTGGATTGAGCGAAGTAAAAAAAGGCGATGTGGTAGTGTTTAATTATCCGATGGATGCCGACACGCCTCTGTCGCGGCCTGTTGATAAGCGCGAAAATTACATCAAACGCTGTCAGGGTACTCCCGGCGATACGCTAAGTTTGGTTGACGACCAGGTTTTTGTAAACGGAAAAGCCGCGCCAACGGCGCCGAAAGGGGAGATGGGTTACCATGTTGTTACAGATGGTTCTGAAATAAACCCGCAGCTGATAGATGACCTGCACATACAGGATGTACAATTGGTAAGCAACACAGAATTTGTAGCGAACATGACTGCCGAAGCTGCTAAAACGTTAAGCGGAATAACAACCATTAAAAGCGTAAAGCCTGATGTTATGGCTAAAGGCATTTATGACCCGTCCATCTATCCGCATGATCCGCATTATCATTGGAACGTTGACAACTACGGACCGATCATTATCCCGAAAAAAGGTTGGAGTGTAAAGTTAGACAGTTTGACGTTCCCTATATATCGCCGCGCCATAGAGATTTATGAGGGCAATAAAGTTGAAGTTAGAGGTGCTGATATTTTTATAAACGGAACTAAAGCGGATAGATACACCTTTAAAATGAACTATTACTGGATGATGGGTGACAATCGTCATAATTCTGCCGATTCGCGGTTTTGGGGTTTTGTGCCGGAAGACCACATAGTTGGCAAAGCGCTTTTCATTTGGATGAGCTGGGACGACAAAGCCAACTTCTTTAACGGGATACGCTGGAGCAGGATATTCAGAGGGATACACTAA
- the dapB gene encoding 4-hydroxy-tetrahydrodipicolinate reductase, whose product MKIALSGYGKMGKIIEKIALDRKHEIVLIIDQHNRAEIIDEDLQQADVVIEFSTPESALENIRQCIKAVVPVVIGTTGWYDHIDEIKQEVADSDGALLYASNFSVGVNVFFHVNKVLAKLMNNYPYYEVQVEEIHHTQKLDAPSGTAITIAEGIINGLDAKQEWKNVLTDGTTVVDDTVKNNQLLIESLRIENVPGTHTVMYDSEVDSIEFKHTAHNRNGFALGAVLAAEWLHGKTGFYTVQDMFNFGA is encoded by the coding sequence ATGAAGATCGCATTATCAGGCTATGGCAAAATGGGCAAGATCATCGAAAAAATCGCCCTTGACCGTAAGCACGAGATCGTTTTGATCATAGACCAGCATAACCGGGCCGAAATTATCGATGAAGACCTGCAGCAGGCTGACGTGGTTATAGAGTTTAGCACACCTGAGTCAGCGCTGGAAAATATTCGCCAATGTATAAAGGCAGTTGTGCCTGTTGTAATAGGCACAACCGGCTGGTATGACCATATTGACGAGATTAAGCAGGAGGTGGCTGATAGCGATGGCGCATTGTTGTATGCGTCAAACTTTAGCGTTGGTGTAAATGTGTTCTTCCATGTAAACAAAGTATTGGCTAAGCTGATGAATAATTACCCGTACTATGAAGTGCAGGTAGAAGAGATACATCATACGCAAAAACTGGATGCGCCGAGTGGTACCGCTATTACCATTGCAGAAGGTATCATCAATGGCCTGGATGCCAAACAGGAGTGGAAAAATGTGCTGACTGATGGCACGACCGTTGTTGATGATACTGTGAAAAATAACCAGTTGCTTATAGAATCGCTGCGTATAGAAAATGTACCCGGCACCCATACTGTAATGTATGACTCTGAGGTGGATAGCATTGAATTTAAGCACACAGCCCACAACCGAAACGGTTTCGCCTTGGGAGCGGTGCTTGCTGCCGAGTGGTTACACGGGAAAACCGGTTTCTACACCGTACAAGACATGTTTAACTTTGGCGCGTAA
- a CDS encoding DUF5683 domain-containing protein translates to MRFWLSLITTTLFSINAFAQRPDSAATRSRTDSLTRVKDSISSKPFKPKAKTNKIYTPDSLHDPHKAVMRSLILPGWGQVYNHRIWKVPIIYGGFGALGLAIQYNLHYYNLYIKEAKLRRDTGKPSAELAQYSGGYQQFFDAAASNQRNFQLSILGVVGVWGINCIDAYIDAKFRHSYTVDNNLSFNVVPTVITPPLYAANLTGSVPGVKLTFTLK, encoded by the coding sequence ATGCGTTTCTGGCTATCCCTCATAACCACAACGCTGTTTAGCATCAACGCGTTTGCTCAAAGGCCTGATTCAGCCGCCACCCGTAGCCGCACAGATAGCCTAACGCGCGTTAAGGATTCCATAAGTTCAAAACCGTTTAAGCCAAAAGCCAAAACCAATAAGATTTACACTCCGGATAGTTTGCATGACCCGCACAAGGCAGTAATGCGTTCGCTCATATTACCCGGATGGGGGCAGGTCTACAACCACCGCATCTGGAAGGTGCCCATCATTTATGGCGGTTTTGGTGCTCTGGGTTTAGCCATTCAATACAATCTGCATTATTATAACCTGTATATCAAAGAAGCCAAGCTGCGCCGCGATACAGGTAAACCCTCGGCAGAATTAGCGCAATATTCCGGCGGATATCAGCAGTTTTTTGACGCTGCCGCCTCTAACCAGCGTAATTTTCAACTATCAATACTTGGTGTCGTTGGTGTGTGGGGCATTAACTGTATAGATGCCTATATAGATGCTAAGTTCAGGCATTCCTATACTGTTGACAACAACCTTAGTTTTAATGTAGTGCCGACAGTTATCACTCCGCCACTTTATGCGGCCAACCTTACCGGTTCAGTTCCGGGTGTAAAACTTACCTTTACCTTGAAATAA